Proteins encoded together in one Prunus dulcis chromosome 3, ALMONDv2, whole genome shotgun sequence window:
- the LOC117623234 gene encoding AAA-ATPase ASD, mitochondrial-like: protein MVPADMFAHLGSTIGGLMFMWAIFQQYFPYEVRRHIEKYSQRLVGYVYPYIQITFNEFTGERLMRSEAYSAIENYLSSKSSTQAKRLKADIKNNQSLVLSMDDHEEVSDEFKGVKVWWASGKNISKQQTFSYTPINDEKRYYKLNFHKGQRELIIGPYLTHVLKEGKAIRVRNRQRKLYTNNGSHWSHVVFEHPATFKTLAMEPEKKQDIIDDLMAFSKAEEFYASIGRAWKRGYLLYGPPGTGKSTMIAAMANLLGYDLYDLELTAVKDNTELRRLLIETSSKSIIVIEDIDCSLDLTGQRRKRKEKVEEDEENDPREKLAKEERETKPSQVTLSGLLNFIDGLWSACRGERLIVFTTNYVEKLDAALIRKGRMDKHIELSYCNFESFKVLARNYLKLEAHHLFPKVRGLLEQTNMTPADVAEHLMPKSLTGVAENCLHNLIQALEQEIENGKLKAEEEGKEKKSAAEEKDQDTEASSDRK, encoded by the coding sequence ATGGTTCCAGCAGACATGTTTGCTCATCTTGGATCCACGATTGGAGGCTTGATGTTTATGTGGGCAATCTTTCAACAATACTTTCCTTATGAAGTTCGGCGGCACATCGAAAAATACTCGCAGAGATTGGTGGGTTATGTATATCCTTACATCCAAATCACATTCAATGAGTTTACAGGGGAGCGTCTCATGCGCAGCGAGGCTTATTCTGCCATCGAGAACTATCTGAGCTCCAAATCTTCCACCCAAGCGAAGCGGCTCAAGGCTGATATCAAGAACAACCAGTCCCTTGTTCTGAGCATGGATGACCATGAGGAGGTCTCCGATGAGTTCAAGGGAGTCAAAGTCTGGTGGGCTTCAGGCAAAAACATTTCCAAGCAGCAGACTTTTTCATACACTCCCATCAATGATGAGAAAAGGTACTACAAGCTCAATTTCCATAAAGGGCAGAGGGAGCTCATAATTGGGCCTTACCTAACCCATGTCTTGAAAGAGGGCAAAGCCATTAGGGTCAGAAATAGGCAGAGAAAGCTTTATACCAACAATGGCTCACATTGGAGCCATGTGGTGTTTGAGCACCCAGCAACATTTAAGACACTTGCCATGGAGCCAGAGAAGAAGCAGGACATCATTGATGATTTAATGGCATTCAGCAAAGCAGAAGAGTTTTATGCAAGTATTGGGAGGGCATGGAAGAGAGGGTACCTTCTTTATGGCCCACCAGGTACTGGGAAGTCCACCATGATTGCTGCCATGGCCAATCTTTTGGGCTATGATCTTTATGATCTTGAATTGACTGCAGTCAAAGACAACACTGAGCTGAGGAGGCTGTTGATTGAAACATCAAGCAAGTCCATTATTGTAATTGAAGACATTGATTGTTCACTTGATCTGACAGGccaaaggaggaagagaaaagagaaagtgGAAGAGGATGAAGAGAATGATCCAAGGGAAAAGCTGGCAAAAGAGGAAAGGGAAACAAAACCCAGCCAGGTGACTCTTTCTGGGCTTCTGAATTTCATTGATGGGCTCTGGTCAGCCTGCCGTGGAGAGAGACTGATAGTCTTCACAACCAATTATGTGGAGAAACTTGATGCTGCTCTCATCAGGAAAGGAAGGATGGACAAGCACATAGAATTGTCATACTGCAACTTTGAATCATTCAAGGTGCTGGCTAGGAACTACCTCAAGCTTGAAGCACACCATTTGTTTCCCAAAGTTCGTGGGTTGCTGGAGCAAACCAATATGACTCCAGCTGATGTTGCAGAGCATTTGATGCCCAAGTCCCTTACTGGGGTTGCTGAAAACTGCCTACACAATCTGATCCAAGCTCTTGAACAGGAAATAGAGAATGGGAAGCTGAAAGCTGAGGAAGAagggaaagagaagaaatcagCAGCTGAAGAAAAAGATCAAGACACAGAAGCATCATCTGatagaaaatga
- the LOC117620625 gene encoding AAA-ATPase At3g28580-like — MMKMGELWTQMGSVMASMMFAYAMFKQFFPDDLGNILEKYTQKLVGYVYPYIQISFDEYTVEFLRRSEVYSSIQSYLSTKSSTRAKRLKAHDVKGSKALVLGMDDNEEVTDEFEGIKLWWISMKSASKESSFSFYPEYEERKQYKLTFHRRHRDIVMGSYLDHVRQEGKAIAVSNRQRKLYINNTGKGSKWSHVVFEHPATFETLAMDPKDKQSIIDDLMKFSKGKDYYKKIGKAWKRGYLLYGPPGTGKSTMISAMSNLMNYDVYDLELTAVKDNTELRKLLIDITGKAIIVIEDIDCSLDLTGQRKKKKQEEEKDGDEKDPIPKRPEEEEATTSKVTLSGLLNFIDGIWSACGGERLIVFTTNYVDKLDPALIRRGRMDKHIQLSYCCFEAFKVLARNYLDVESHELFGTIERLLGETDMTPADVAENLMLKSDTEDADSCLKSLIEALEAAKVEARVKAEEEARKKAEEEAKLKAEKEEKEKEKYGNSKDEVKCNGTKDEVKGTSVAGVKENGVTP; from the coding sequence atgatgaagatgggGGAACTGTGGACACAGATGGGCTCAGTGATGGCCAGCATGATGTTCGCTTATGCCATGTTCAAACAATTCTTCCCAGACGATCTTGGCAACATCCTTGAAAAATATACCCAAAAATTGGTGGGTTATGTCTACCCTTACATCCAAATCTCCTTTGATGAATACACAGTTGAGTTTTTAAGACGCAGCGAAGTTTATTCTTCCATCCAAAGCTACCTCAGCACCAAGTCCTCCACCAGAGCAAAACGCCTCAAGGCTCACGATGTTAAGGGCAGCAAGGCCCTTGTTCTCGGCATGGACGACAACGAAGAGGTTACCGATGAGTTTGAGGGCATCAAGCTTTGGTGGATTTCAATGAAAAGTGCGTCTAAAGAGTCATCTTTCTCCTTCTATCCTGAGTATGAAGAGAGGAAGCAGTACAAGTTGACCTTCCACAGACGCCACAGGGATATTGTGATGGGGTCTTATCTTGACCATGTGAGGCAGGAAGGGAAGGCAATTGCAGTGAGCAATAGGCAGCGCAAGCTTTACATCAACAATACAGGGAAGGGCTCCAAGTGGAGCCACGTAGTGTTTGAGCACCCTGCAACATTTGAGACCTTGGCAATGGACCCGAAAGACAAGCAATCGATCATCGATGATCTCATGAAGTTCAGCAAGGGGAAAGACTACTACAAGAAAATTGGTAAGGCTTGGAAGCGTGGATATCTTCTATACGGGCCACCGGGCACGGGCAAGTCTACCATGATCTCTGCCATGTCTAATCTCATGAACTATGATGTCTATGATCTCGAGTTAACTGCTGTCAAGGACAACACAGAGCTGAGGAAGCTGTTGATTGATATAACTGGTAAGGCGATTATCGTGATCGAGGATATTGATTGCTCGCTTGATCTTACCGGACAacggaagaagaagaagcaagaagaggaaaaagatggGGATGAGAAGGACCCGATTCCTAAAAGgcctgaagaagaagaagccacAACAAGCAAGGTCACTCTGTCTGGGCTGCTCAACTTTATTGATGGGATTTGGTCAGCTTGTGGAGGGGAGAGACTGATTGTGTTTACCACAAACTATGTGGACAAACTTGATCCTGCTCTCATTAGAAGAGGAAGAATGGACAAGCATATTCAGCTGTCCTACTGTTGCTTTGAAGCATTCAAAGTGCTTGCAAGGAATTATTTGGATGTAGAATCACATGAGTTGTTTGGAACCATCGAGCGTTTGTTGGGAGAAACCGATATGACTCCGGCTGATGTTGCTGAGAATTTGATGCTCAAATCTGATACAGAGGATGCAGACTCTTGTTTGAAGAGCTTGATTGAAGCACTCGAGGCTGCTAAGGTGGAGGCAAGAGTGAAGGCAGAGGAAGAAGCAAGAAAGAAAGCAGAGGAAGAAGCAAAATTGAAGgcagagaaggaagagaaagagaaggaaaaatatgGTAATTCTAAAGATGAAGTGAAATGTAATGGAACAAAAGATGAAGTGAAAGGAACATCCGTTGCAGGAGTAAAAGAAAACGGTGTGACCCCTTGA
- the LOC117620624 gene encoding serine/threonine-protein kinase D6PK gives MDKPANTVETHDSESVISSLQDLSFKNSFSISMCSSTVSGSDNSVSSSTKVSDGTQEANKNSENAESSIVDCEDDSDKSTLCQAGNSSRFDPNEGSFRSFCPSKPHKGNDMRWDAIQCVKAKDGDLGLGHFRLLKKLGCGDIGSVYLAELRGLGCLFAMKVMDRGMLAGRKKLIRAQTERDILGLLDHPFLPTLYSNFETEKFSCLLMEFCCGGDLHTLRQRQPGKHFTEQAARFYASEVLLALEYLHMMGVVYRDLKPENVLVRQDGHIMLSDFDLSLRCYVNPTLVPSSDEPSCRISSYCIQPSCILDPACKLPVCVQPSCLQPSCFKPRFLRSKSTKEKSERSTSGNSDSLPVLIAEPTDARSMSFVGTHEYLAPEIIRGDGHGSAVDWWTFGIFLYELLHGRTPFKGNGNRETLFNVVGQSLKFPDGSNASFAAKDLIRGLLVKNPQKRLGFKRGATEIKQHPFFANVNWALIRSTHPPEIPKPFDLAVLNHTFKSAVPQNDKGATDSNRSSGPYLDFEFF, from the exons ATGGACAAACCAGCCAATACCGTCGAAACCCATGACAGTGAATCTGTCATCAGCAGCCTCCAAGATCTTAGCTTCAAAAACAGTTTCAGTATCAGCATGTGTAGCAGCACCGTTTCTGGGTCTGATAACAGCGTGAGTAGCAGCACCAAGGTCAGCGATGGGACTCAGGAAGCTAACAAGAACTCTGAAAATGCTGAGTCCTCCATCGTAGATTGCGAAGACGATAGTGACAAAAGCACTCTATGCCAGGCGGGTAATTCCAGCAGGTTCGATCCGAATGAGGGCAGTTTTCGGAGCTTTTGCCCATCGAAGCCGCACAAAGGCAACGACATGCGATGGGATGCGATACAATGCGTGAAAGCCAAAGATGGGGACTTGGGTCTGGGCCATTTCAGGCTTCTGAAAAAGCTCGGCTGTGGGGATATAGGAAGCGTGTACTTGGCTGAGTTGAGAGGGCTTGGTTGCCTTTTCGCCATGAAGGTAATGGACAGAGGCATGTTGGCTGGGAGGAAGAAGCTGATAAGAGCTCAGACTGAGAGAGACATATTGGGTTTGTTGGACCATCCATTTCTTCCAACCCTCTATTCGAATTTTGAGACGGAGAAGTTTTCTTGCTTGTTAATGGAGTTTTGCTGTGGTGGGGATCTTCATACGCTTCGGCAGCGCCAGCCGGGGAAGCATTTTACTGAACAAGCTGCGAG GTTTTATGCTTCAGAAGTGCTTCTTGCACTTGAGTATCTTCACATGATGGGAGTGGTGTACCGGGACCTAAAACCCGAAAATGTGCTGGTGAGGCAGGATGGCCATATCATGCTCTCTGATTTTGATTTATCATTAAGATGTTATGTGAATCCTACTCTTGTTCCGTCTAGTGATGAGCCATCTTGTAGAATCTCTTCATACTGTATTCAGCCATCATGTATTTTGGATCCAGCCTGCAAATTACCAGTTTGTGTTCAGCCTTCTTGCTTGCAACCATCTTGCTTTAAGCCTCGCTTTCTAAGATCCAAATCAACCAAGGAGAAAAGTGAAAGATCAACTTCGGGAAATTCAGATTCATTGCCTGTACTTATTGCTGAGCCAACTGATGCCCGCTCTATGTCATTCGTCGGAACACATGAATATTTAGCTCCTGAAATAATAAGAGGCGATGGCCATGGTAGTGCTGTTGATTGGTGGACATTTGGTATTTTCTTGTATGAGCTGCTGCATGGGAGGACACCATTCAAAGGCAATGGAAACCGGGAGACGCTATTCAACGTGGTTGGTCAGTCGCTCAAGTTTCCGGATGGGTCTAATGCCAGTTTTGCTGCTAAGGATTTGATCAGGGGCCTGCTTGTAAAGAACCCACAAAAGAGACTGGGATTTAAAAGAGGTGCTACAGAAATTAAACAGCACCCCTTCTTTGCAAATGTTAATTGGGCTCTCATTCGCAGCACACACCCTCCAGAGATCCCAAAACCATTTGATCTTGCTGTTCTAAATCACACATTCAAGTCTGCAGTGCCTCAAAATGACAAGGGAGCTACCGACTCAAACCGGTCATCAGGTCCATAtttagattttgaatttttctga
- the LOC117620626 gene encoding pathogenesis-related thaumatin-like protein 3.5 isoform X2, whose translation MAHTVTFDIRNKCPFPIWPATAPNNGQPVIADGGFYLPAGQTRRISAPWSWNGRIWARTGCNFASNWNPACETGDCDGRLACNGLIGTPPVTLVQVSLQGDKDRPNFYDVSLVDGYNLPVAVLSKPVASNCGIGGCLKNLKSWCPEELKVLNSKGEVVACKSACLAFNTDPFCCRNEYGTPAKCKPSVYSKIFKDACPSYYSYAYDSPPPLVTCKSSEYVITFCPSGWGTGAYTSI comes from the coding sequence ATGGCACATACCGTTACATTTGACATACGCAATAAGTGCCCCTTCCCCATATGGCCAGCAACTGCTCCCAACAATGGACAGCCAGTGATAGCTGATGGCGGCTTCTATCTCCCTGCCGGTCAGACTCGGCGCATTTCTGCCCCTTGGTCATGGAACGGTCGGATTTGGGCCCGAACTGGATGCAACTTTGCCTCAAACTGGAATCCTGCATGTGAAACAGGAGACTGTGATGGGCGCTTAGCATGCAATGGACTAATAGGCACTCCACCAGTGACATTAGTGCAAGTTTCGCTTCAAGGTGACAAAGACAGGCCAAATTTCTATGATGTGAGCTTGGTTGATGGATACAATCTTCCTGTTGCAGTCTTGTCAAAGCCAGTAGCATCTAATTGTGGCATTGGAGGGTGTTTGAAGAATTTGAAAAGTTGGTGTCCAGAAGAACTGAAGGTCTTAAACTCCAAGGGGGAAGTGGTGGCTTGCAAAAGCGCTTGCTTGGCTTTTAACACTGACCCGTTTTGTTGTAGGAATGAGTATGGAACCCCAGCAAAATGCAAGCCAAGTGTGTACTCAAAGATATTCAAAGATGCTTGCCCTTCTTATTATAGCTACGCTTATGATTCACCCCCTCCATTGGTGACTTGCAAGTCAAGTGAGTATGTGATCACCTTTTGTCCTTCAGGCTGGGGCACTGGTGCCTATACCTCCATATAG
- the LOC117620626 gene encoding thaumatin-like protein isoform X1, which yields MNLPDFIAVFFLFLMWNFLLFGHGMAHTVTFDIRNKCPFPIWPATAPNNGQPVIADGGFYLPAGQTRRISAPWSWNGRIWARTGCNFASNWNPACETGDCDGRLACNGLIGTPPVTLVQVSLQGDKDRPNFYDVSLVDGYNLPVAVLSKPVASNCGIGGCLKNLKSWCPEELKVLNSKGEVVACKSACLAFNTDPFCCRNEYGTPAKCKPSVYSKIFKDACPSYYSYAYDSPPPLVTCKSSEYVITFCPSGWGTGAYTSI from the exons ATGAATCTCCCAGATTTTATTGCTGTTTTCTTTCTGTTCCTAATGTGGAATTTTCTGTTATTTG GACATGGAATGGCACATACCGTTACATTTGACATACGCAATAAGTGCCCCTTCCCCATATGGCCAGCAACTGCTCCCAACAATGGACAGCCAGTGATAGCTGATGGCGGCTTCTATCTCCCTGCCGGTCAGACTCGGCGCATTTCTGCCCCTTGGTCATGGAACGGTCGGATTTGGGCCCGAACTGGATGCAACTTTGCCTCAAACTGGAATCCTGCATGTGAAACAGGAGACTGTGATGGGCGCTTAGCATGCAATGGACTAATAGGCACTCCACCAGTGACATTAGTGCAAGTTTCGCTTCAAGGTGACAAAGACAGGCCAAATTTCTATGATGTGAGCTTGGTTGATGGATACAATCTTCCTGTTGCAGTCTTGTCAAAGCCAGTAGCATCTAATTGTGGCATTGGAGGGTGTTTGAAGAATTTGAAAAGTTGGTGTCCAGAAGAACTGAAGGTCTTAAACTCCAAGGGGGAAGTGGTGGCTTGCAAAAGCGCTTGCTTGGCTTTTAACACTGACCCGTTTTGTTGTAGGAATGAGTATGGAACCCCAGCAAAATGCAAGCCAAGTGTGTACTCAAAGATATTCAAAGATGCTTGCCCTTCTTATTATAGCTACGCTTATGATTCACCCCCTCCATTGGTGACTTGCAAGTCAAGTGAGTATGTGATCACCTTTTGTCCTTCAGGCTGGGGCACTGGTGCCTATACCTCCATATAG